A single Staphylococcus muscae DNA region contains:
- the mutM gene encoding bifunctional DNA-formamidopyrimidine glycosylase/DNA-(apurinic or apyrimidinic site) lyase codes for MPELPEVEHVKRGIEPYVTGQQIIDVTFSDKVIAGKDVGKETIIKGISLDAFKTHSIGYTIQSVTRRSKYILFILKYDAGERILISHLGMAGGFFVAQDVEDIVIPNYRKHWHVIFHLDNGLKLIYSDIRRFGEIRNVAQLSEYPSIIEIAPEPFTDEAEAHYLSQFSHKKFQKMPIKQMILEHRVIAGCGNIYACEALFDARINPHTIAGTLSIAQRQKVFQSVVKVLKMGIENGGTSISDYVHADGQRGTMQNNLKVYKQKTCSNCGNDIVTAIIGGRNTHYCEHCQC; via the coding sequence ATGCCAGAATTACCAGAAGTTGAGCATGTGAAACGTGGTATTGAACCATATGTAACAGGTCAACAAATTATTGATGTGACATTTTCAGATAAAGTCATTGCTGGAAAAGATGTAGGAAAAGAAACAATTATTAAAGGTATTTCATTGGATGCATTTAAAACACACAGTATTGGCTATACAATTCAAAGTGTGACACGTCGTAGCAAATATATATTATTTATATTGAAATATGATGCAGGTGAACGAATACTGATCTCTCATCTCGGTATGGCTGGTGGCTTCTTCGTGGCACAAGATGTTGAAGATATTGTCATACCAAATTATCGAAAGCACTGGCATGTGATTTTCCATTTGGATAATGGGTTGAAATTGATTTATTCAGATATTCGACGGTTCGGTGAAATACGAAATGTAGCACAACTATCGGAATATCCATCAATTATAGAGATTGCGCCCGAACCATTTACTGATGAAGCAGAAGCACATTATCTTAGCCAGTTTTCGCATAAAAAATTTCAAAAAATGCCGATTAAACAAATGATCTTGGAACATCGTGTGATTGCAGGTTGTGGTAATATTTATGCCTGTGAGGCGCTCTTTGATGCGAGAATCAACCCGCATACGATTGCTGGTACATTATCAATTGCACAGCGACAAAAAGTGTTTCAAAGTGTTGTAAAGGTGCTAAAAATGGGTATAGAGAATGGTGGAACAAGTATCTCGGATTATGTCCATGCAGATGGTCAACGAGGAACGATGCAAAATAATTTAAAAGTATATAAGCAAAAAACATGTTCTAATTGTGGGAATGACATTGTTACTGCCATCATTGGTGGTAGAAATACCCACTACTGTGAGCATTGTCAATGTTAG
- the coaE gene encoding dephospho-CoA kinase (Dephospho-CoA kinase (CoaE) performs the final step in coenzyme A biosynthesis.) — translation MPKVIGLTGGIATGKSTVAQLLSAHGFKIVDADIASRKAVEKGSKGLEQVREAFGEEAITESGEMNRQYVGEQIFYDSGLREKLNAIVHPIVRELMEAEKERYLAEGHNVIMDIPLLYENKLEDTVDEVWLVYASEPIQVDRLMARNDLSIEDAKARVYSQISIDKKSRMADVVIDNLDTTLELKQNVEKLLIEKGYIEPYTNTEE, via the coding sequence ATGCCAAAAGTGATAGGATTAACAGGAGGAATTGCGACTGGAAAATCAACAGTCGCACAATTGTTATCAGCGCACGGCTTTAAAATTGTAGATGCAGATATCGCATCACGAAAAGCGGTAGAAAAAGGGTCAAAAGGCTTGGAACAAGTGCGTGAAGCGTTTGGAGAAGAAGCAATCACTGAGTCAGGCGAGATGAATCGTCAGTATGTAGGTGAACAAATATTTTATGATAGCGGCTTACGTGAAAAATTAAATGCGATTGTTCATCCAATTGTACGTGAACTGATGGAAGCGGAAAAAGAGCGCTATTTAGCTGAAGGTCACAACGTTATTATGGATATCCCATTGTTATATGAAAATAAACTGGAAGATACCGTAGATGAAGTGTGGCTTGTGTATGCTTCGGAGCCGATTCAAGTCGATCGACTCATGGCACGAAATGATTTATCGATTGAAGATGCAAAGGCACGTGTATATAGCCAAATCTCTATCGACAAAAAAAGTAGAATGGCAGATGTCGTAATCGATAACCTTGATACGACGTTAGAGTTAAAACAAAATGTTGAAAAGCTCTTAATTGAAAAGGGCTATATTGAACCTTATACAAATACAGAAGAATAA
- a CDS encoding ISL3 family transposase, whose translation MCNDILKLLKIKDENIQVLKVEEDVEVRGRLSTVVYGTLSYTPKACMKCGCVNDGQIHKHGKRVSRLTLLKSQESNVYLNLAKERFKCLHCLKTFTAQTNIVDSNCFITNRVKLAIQDKLTRVQCEIDIAHDCSVSPSTVKRCIHQLSQSLIVKPSSGLPKHISIDEFKSVKNVTTAMSFLFIDNETNQIIDILEDRRIHKLKEYFYRFDRRERLAVKTVTADMYEPYINFIHEVFPNAILIFDRFHIVQHLNRELNKQRISVMNAYRYRSSTDYTKMKKHWKLFLSDRQDINSYEYFWSKSFKTYTTSRDVLTYLLSLDQQLYDTYMLVHQLREALKQCDWLRFKETLMGVEKKHVSRGVWRIIRFYKKYEYVLYSTIKYPKFNNGAIEGINNKIKLIKRVSYGYRNFNNFKARILIIFKLYQRSKKQGLLNCVA comes from the coding sequence ATGTGTAATGATATATTAAAACTACTAAAAATAAAAGATGAAAATATTCAAGTTCTTAAGGTGGAAGAAGATGTAGAAGTGCGTGGTCGGCTTTCTACGGTTGTTTATGGAACACTTTCTTATACACCCAAAGCTTGTATGAAGTGTGGTTGTGTCAATGATGGGCAAATCCATAAGCATGGTAAACGCGTTTCGCGTTTAACACTATTAAAATCTCAAGAATCCAATGTTTATCTTAATTTAGCGAAAGAACGCTTTAAGTGTCTACATTGTTTAAAGACTTTTACGGCTCAAACAAACATTGTTGATAGTAACTGCTTTATTACCAACCGTGTGAAATTAGCGATTCAGGATAAACTCACACGTGTACAGTGTGAGATAGATATCGCTCATGATTGTAGTGTTTCACCGAGTACAGTTAAAAGATGTATTCATCAACTCTCACAATCATTAATAGTCAAACCTTCATCTGGATTGCCAAAACATATCTCCATAGATGAGTTTAAAAGCGTTAAGAACGTGACAACAGCGATGAGTTTTTTGTTTATAGATAATGAAACGAATCAGATTATTGATATCTTAGAAGATAGACGTATTCATAAACTCAAAGAGTACTTCTATCGCTTTGATCGACGTGAACGATTAGCTGTTAAAACTGTAACTGCTGATATGTATGAACCATACATCAACTTCATTCATGAAGTATTTCCAAATGCGATTTTGATCTTTGATCGCTTTCACATTGTTCAGCACCTTAATCGTGAATTAAATAAGCAACGTATTTCTGTAATGAATGCTTATCGCTATCGATCATCAACAGATTACACGAAAATGAAAAAGCACTGGAAACTCTTTCTTTCTGACAGGCAGGATATTAATAGTTATGAATACTTTTGGTCGAAGTCTTTCAAAACGTACACAACATCAAGAGATGTTTTAACATATCTACTAAGTCTTGATCAGCAGCTCTATGACACTTATATGTTAGTTCATCAACTTCGTGAAGCATTGAAACAATGTGACTGGTTACGTTTCAAAGAAACTTTAATGGGTGTCGAAAAGAAGCATGTATCACGTGGTGTTTGGCGTATCATTCGATTCTATAAGAAATACGAGTATGTCCTTTACTCAACAATCAAGTACCCGAAGTTTAACAATGGAGCGATTGAAGGTATCAATAATAAAATTAAGCTTATTAAACGTGTATCATATGGCTATCGCAACTTTAATAACTTTAAAGCGAGAATACTCATCATTTTTAAGCTGTATCAACGTTCTAAAAAGCAAGGGCTATTAAACTGTGTTGCATAA
- the pnpS gene encoding two-component system histidine kinase PnpS, whose product MIKFYHKLLLLLTTLIVVSFLILGFFVHNSIYTNTMDDQQLRASQSAQLLLAAYQEKSDIHAEQLAKQMHANTLLIEGDQEKRSHSQTYPSLDKEKSALVEKLGRQSAIYEWDKKSGIYTYGKKENDRILLIRGHSDIVTELQMTFWKYLIFIGMLTLGFIYFIVRYIHRTYIKPINEVSYAASLLSEGNYHIRIPESNVKETKELYHAINVLARRLEKLNHAQKMQRNRLLTTLENIPSAILMIDKKGEVVVANKTYIDMFHNGENVEQRHYEDVLDMDLKKLIVEGFKVEKGIYQQIELHLNDIHQKFFDAACVPILTRKKKRLQGMVIVLHDITALKKLENLRKDFVANVSHELRTPITSIRGFAETLIDGAKNDADSLEMFLDIILKESNRIQSLVEDLLNLSKIEQNPTLEKHRIDLSQVARDSLSMIQPIADTKQITLVDKIAPHIYVMADEDKLTQVIVNLMTNAVNYSPKNKKVTLRVYNDVQQHVIEVIDEGIGIHHNEKYRIFERFYRVDKARSRDSGGTGLGLSITKHIVEAYQGKIEVESEEGQGSMFRVVLPNQIKGK is encoded by the coding sequence ATGATTAAATTCTATCATAAATTATTACTACTACTTACAACGTTGATTGTTGTAAGTTTTCTTATACTTGGATTTTTTGTTCATAATAGTATTTATACAAATACAATGGATGATCAGCAGTTAAGAGCGAGTCAATCTGCACAACTGCTACTCGCTGCCTATCAAGAAAAAAGTGATATTCATGCTGAACAACTTGCGAAACAGATGCATGCTAATACATTGTTAATCGAGGGTGATCAAGAAAAGCGAAGTCATTCACAGACATATCCATCACTTGATAAAGAAAAATCGGCATTGGTAGAGAAGCTTGGAAGACAGTCTGCGATTTATGAATGGGACAAAAAGTCTGGTATCTATACATATGGAAAGAAAGAGAATGACCGGATTTTATTAATACGTGGTCATTCCGATATCGTAACAGAATTACAAATGACATTTTGGAAATATTTAATTTTTATCGGTATGCTGACGCTTGGTTTTATCTATTTTATTGTTCGTTATATCCACCGCACATACATTAAGCCAATCAATGAAGTCTCATACGCTGCCTCTCTATTATCAGAAGGGAACTACCATATTCGTATTCCTGAAAGCAATGTAAAAGAGACAAAAGAGCTGTATCATGCTATCAATGTGTTAGCACGTCGATTGGAGAAGCTGAATCATGCACAAAAAATGCAACGAAATCGATTGCTAACGACTTTAGAAAATATTCCAAGTGCTATTTTGATGATTGATAAAAAAGGTGAAGTAGTCGTTGCAAATAAAACATATATTGATATGTTTCATAATGGAGAGAATGTCGAACAACGTCATTACGAAGATGTATTAGATATGGATTTGAAAAAGCTAATCGTTGAAGGATTTAAAGTTGAAAAGGGAATCTATCAACAAATTGAACTTCATTTGAATGATATTCATCAGAAATTTTTTGATGCGGCTTGCGTCCCAATCCTAACGCGAAAAAAGAAGCGGCTTCAAGGTATGGTGATCGTGTTACATGATATCACTGCATTGAAAAAACTTGAAAATTTACGTAAAGATTTCGTTGCGAATGTATCTCATGAATTGAGAACGCCGATTACATCTATTAGAGGTTTTGCAGAAACGCTGATTGATGGTGCGAAGAATGACGCTGATTCGTTAGAAATGTTTTTAGATATTATTTTGAAAGAATCGAACCGTATACAATCACTTGTTGAAGATTTGCTGAATCTATCAAAGATTGAACAAAACCCAACGTTGGAAAAACATCGCATTGATTTGTCACAAGTCGCACGTGATAGTTTGTCTATGATTCAACCAATTGCTGATACGAAGCAGATTACACTTGTCGACAAAATTGCCCCTCATATTTATGTGATGGCAGATGAAGATAAACTCACACAAGTCATTGTCAATTTAATGACCAATGCAGTGAATTATTCACCTAAAAATAAAAAGGTAACATTGCGTGTTTATAATGATGTGCAACAGCATGTTATTGAAGTGATTGATGAAGGGATTGGCATTCATCACAATGAGAAATACCGCATTTTTGAACGTTTTTATAGAGTAGACAAAGCGAGAAGTCGTGATTCTGGTGGTACAGGATTAGGTTTATCTATTACGAAACATATTGTAGAAGCTTATCAAGGGAAAATAGAAGTTGAATCTGAAGAAGGACAAGGCTCGATGTTTAGAGTTGTGTTACCGAATCAAATCAAAGGTAAGTAA
- a CDS encoding response regulator transcription factor, protein MVQKVLIVDDEHSIVTLLKYNLEQAGYTTVVAQDGEEALEMVDTVKPDIIVLDIMLPKKDGIEVCKTIRTNKNSVPILMLTAKDDAFDRVLGLELGADDYMTKPFSPREVVARVKAILRRVTSAEWQQENDDIYIGSLRIRPEFFEVYRDGELVELTPKEFELLLYLIERQGRVITREHMLNSVWNYEFAGDSRIVDVHISHLRDKLEENPKKPQLIKTVRGLGYKLEREK, encoded by the coding sequence ATGGTTCAAAAAGTACTGATTGTTGATGATGAGCATTCAATTGTGACATTGTTGAAATATAACTTGGAACAAGCAGGATACACGACCGTAGTGGCACAAGATGGTGAAGAAGCACTTGAAATGGTTGATACAGTCAAACCAGATATTATTGTGTTAGATATCATGTTGCCAAAAAAAGATGGCATAGAAGTTTGTAAAACGATTCGTACAAATAAAAATTCTGTGCCAATATTAATGCTTACAGCTAAGGATGATGCTTTTGATCGTGTATTAGGTTTGGAACTCGGCGCAGATGATTACATGACAAAACCTTTTTCACCACGTGAAGTGGTGGCACGTGTGAAAGCTATATTACGTCGTGTAACATCAGCAGAATGGCAACAAGAAAACGACGACATTTACATCGGTTCGTTACGTATTCGTCCTGAGTTTTTTGAAGTATATCGAGATGGAGAACTTGTAGAGCTTACACCGAAAGAATTCGAGTTGTTATTGTACTTGATTGAGCGACAAGGCCGTGTGATTACTCGTGAGCATATGTTGAATTCTGTATGGAATTATGAATTTGCAGGTGATTCACGAATTGTCGATGTTCATATCAGTCATTTGCGAGATAAATTAGAAGAGAATCCTAAGAAACCACAGTTAATCAAAACAGTGCGTGGTCTCGGTTATAAACTGGAGCGAGAGAAATAA
- a CDS encoding citrate synthase has translation MAELIRGLEGVIAAETKISSIIDSQLTYAGYDIDDLTENALFEEVMFLLWNYRLPNEQELKELQEKLYGYMTLNPRMYSHFEEYTTDKVHPMTALRTSLSYLAHFDENADENDEDAIKERAIRIQAKVASLVTSFARVREGKEPVKPDPSLSYAANFLYMLRGEKPTDVEIEGFNKALILHADHELNASAFTARCTVSSLSDMYSGVTAAIGSLKGPLHGGANEQVMRMLFEIGSIDKVDAYLENAFANKQKVMGFGHRVYKNGDPRAKYLKEMSRKITEETGQKELFEMSVKIADIIKEEKGLLPNVDFYSATVYHSMGIEHDLFTPIFAVSRTSGWTAHIIEQLANNRIIRPRATYIGETNRKYEPIEKR, from the coding sequence ATGGCAGAATTAATCAGAGGTTTAGAAGGGGTTATTGCAGCCGAAACAAAAATTAGTTCGATTATCGATAGCCAATTAACTTATGCGGGATATGATATCGATGACTTAACTGAAAATGCATTATTTGAAGAAGTGATGTTCCTGCTATGGAATTATCGTTTACCAAACGAGCAAGAACTGAAAGAATTACAAGAAAAATTATACGGCTATATGACGTTAAATCCACGAATGTACAGTCACTTCGAAGAGTATACGACTGACAAGGTACATCCGATGACGGCTTTACGTACTTCATTATCTTACCTTGCACACTTCGATGAAAATGCAGATGAGAATGATGAAGATGCGATCAAAGAACGTGCAATTCGTATTCAAGCAAAAGTTGCATCTTTAGTGACATCATTTGCACGTGTTCGTGAAGGTAAAGAACCAGTTAAGCCAGATCCATCATTGAGTTATGCTGCAAACTTCTTATATATGTTACGTGGTGAAAAACCAACAGATGTAGAAATTGAAGGCTTCAACAAAGCATTAATTTTACATGCTGACCATGAATTAAACGCATCAGCATTTACAGCACGTTGTACGGTATCATCTTTATCTGATATGTATTCTGGTGTAACAGCTGCAATCGGTTCATTAAAGGGACCTTTACATGGTGGAGCAAATGAACAAGTAATGCGCATGTTATTTGAAATTGGTTCTATTGATAAAGTAGATGCGTATCTTGAAAATGCATTTGCTAACAAACAAAAAGTAATGGGCTTTGGTCACCGTGTATATAAAAATGGCGACCCACGTGCAAAATACTTAAAAGAAATGAGTCGCAAAATTACTGAAGAGACAGGTCAAAAAGAACTCTTTGAAATGTCTGTAAAAATTGCAGATATTATTAAAGAAGAAAAAGGTCTCTTACCAAACGTTGATTTTTACAGTGCGACTGTGTATCACAGCATGGGTATCGAGCATGACTTGTTCACACCAATTTTTGCGGTAAGCCGTACTTCAGGTTGGACAGCTCATATCATTGAACAATTGGCGAACAACCGTATCATTCGTCCTCGTGCAACATATATTGGCGAAACAAACCGTAAATACGAGCCAATTGAAAAACGCTAA
- the polA gene encoding DNA polymerase I, translated as MDKLILIDGNSLSFRAFYALPLLQNKAGIHTNAIYGFVRLLEKVLKEEQPTHFLVAFDAGKTTFRHADYAEYKGGRQKTPTELSEQFPYIRQLLSTYAIKTYELDNYEADDIIGTLSREADEAGMETIIISGDRDLTQLASDNVTIYYTKKGVTDVDHYTPAFIAEKYQGLEPKQIIDMKGLMGDASDNIPGVAGVGEKTAIKLLNQFGSVEAVYEDIDAVSGKKLKEKLLASKEDALMSKKLATIHRESPIEVSLADTRLPESYDETEKIALFKELEFRQMLDEVDSIPSEEAPSKTFEISTDLRTIDFEQLDEATVHIEVAGANYLKDDLLKFGIYDGVQYVVSSIEDLTAHQPAINWLSNVNTSIITYDAKKLYTAMKRLGIDLQNVTFDAMLASYLIDPSQTIDDVHSVVSRFKNTHVQEDVTIYGKGKSYKVPEDSVLNAHIASILDAIAISKPEMTETLESHQQLDLLTELELPLARILSEMEFTGIYTDRETLQVMESDIQQRLDQLIENIHEQAGETFNLNSPKQLGVILFEKLELPVIKKTKTGYSTAVDVLEKLHGQHPIIENILTYRTLSKLQSTYVEGLQKVIWDDKRIHTRFNQTLAQTGRLSSVDPNLQNIPIRLEEGRQIRKAFKSSHEDYVILAADYSQIELRVLAHITGDPTLQKAFINNEDVHTTTAMKVFNVEADEVTSLMRRQAKAVNFGIVYGISDYGLSQSLGITRKEAQQFIDDYLAHFPGVKTYMETIVQDAKQQGYVETLLHRRRYIPDITSRNFNKRGFAERTAMNSPIQGSAADIIKKAMVDFHEAVQVTDFKAELLLQVHDELIFEVPKDEVERFSQFVEDIMVNALELDVPLSVESEYGPTWYDAK; from the coding sequence GTGGATAAACTGATACTAATCGATGGTAATAGTTTAAGCTTTCGAGCTTTTTATGCTTTGCCATTATTACAAAATAAAGCAGGTATTCATACAAATGCGATTTATGGATTCGTTCGGCTTTTAGAAAAAGTGCTTAAAGAAGAACAACCGACGCATTTTCTCGTTGCATTCGATGCTGGGAAAACAACGTTTAGACATGCAGATTATGCTGAATATAAAGGTGGCCGTCAAAAAACACCGACGGAATTAAGTGAGCAATTCCCTTATATACGACAATTGTTGTCGACGTATGCCATTAAAACATATGAATTAGACAACTATGAAGCAGACGATATTATTGGCACGCTCAGTCGTGAAGCAGATGAAGCAGGTATGGAAACCATTATTATTAGCGGTGACCGAGATTTAACGCAATTGGCATCGGATAACGTAACCATTTACTATACGAAAAAAGGGGTTACAGACGTTGATCATTACACACCTGCATTTATTGCGGAAAAATATCAAGGGTTAGAGCCGAAACAAATCATCGACATGAAAGGGCTTATGGGCGATGCGTCAGATAATATTCCGGGTGTTGCAGGTGTTGGAGAAAAAACAGCGATCAAATTGCTCAATCAATTTGGTTCTGTGGAAGCAGTATACGAAGATATTGATGCGGTATCAGGCAAAAAGTTAAAAGAAAAGTTATTAGCGAGTAAAGAAGATGCACTCATGAGTAAGAAGCTCGCAACAATCCATCGTGAAAGTCCTATCGAAGTGTCACTGGCTGATACACGTTTACCAGAATCATATGATGAGACAGAAAAAATTGCTTTATTTAAAGAATTAGAATTTCGTCAGATGTTAGATGAAGTGGATAGTATACCTTCTGAAGAAGCACCATCGAAGACATTTGAAATATCGACAGATCTTAGAACGATTGATTTTGAACAGTTGGACGAAGCAACTGTGCACATAGAGGTTGCAGGGGCTAACTATTTGAAAGACGACTTATTAAAGTTCGGTATTTATGATGGTGTTCAGTATGTGGTGTCTTCAATAGAAGATCTAACGGCTCATCAACCTGCAATTAACTGGTTATCAAACGTCAATACATCGATCATCACATATGATGCGAAAAAGTTATATACTGCAATGAAACGATTAGGTATTGATTTGCAAAACGTTACGTTTGATGCAATGTTAGCGAGTTACTTGATTGATCCGTCACAAACAATAGATGATGTGCATTCTGTGGTGTCGCGCTTTAAAAATACACATGTTCAAGAAGATGTGACGATATATGGAAAAGGGAAGTCATATAAGGTGCCAGAAGATTCTGTACTCAATGCACATATCGCTTCTATATTGGATGCCATCGCAATCTCAAAACCAGAAATGACAGAAACACTGGAATCGCATCAACAATTAGATTTATTAACTGAACTTGAATTACCATTGGCTCGCATATTAAGTGAAATGGAGTTCACTGGTATTTATACAGATAGAGAAACCCTCCAAGTGATGGAATCGGACATACAACAACGCTTAGATCAATTGATTGAGAACATTCATGAACAAGCAGGTGAAACATTCAATCTTAACTCACCGAAACAACTTGGAGTCATTCTTTTTGAGAAACTGGAATTACCAGTCATCAAAAAAACAAAAACGGGTTATTCAACTGCTGTTGATGTGCTAGAAAAATTGCATGGACAACATCCAATTATTGAAAATATCCTCACATATCGTACATTGTCTAAGTTACAGTCCACGTATGTTGAAGGTTTACAAAAAGTAATATGGGATGACAAGCGTATTCATACACGTTTTAATCAAACGCTTGCACAAACTGGCCGTCTGTCATCTGTTGATCCCAATTTACAAAACATCCCAATTCGTTTGGAAGAAGGGCGTCAAATCCGTAAAGCTTTCAAGTCATCTCATGAAGATTATGTTATCTTAGCAGCTGACTACTCACAAATCGAACTGCGTGTATTGGCACATATTACCGGTGACCCTACTTTACAAAAAGCATTTATTAATAATGAAGATGTCCATACGACAACAGCGATGAAAGTATTTAATGTTGAAGCAGACGAAGTGACATCTTTAATGCGTCGTCAAGCGAAAGCCGTTAACTTTGGTATTGTCTATGGTATTAGTGACTATGGTCTAAGCCAAAGTTTGGGTATCACACGTAAAGAAGCTCAACAATTCATTGATGATTATCTCGCACATTTTCCTGGTGTCAAAACGTACATGGAAACAATTGTTCAAGATGCGAAACAACAAGGCTATGTAGAAACATTGTTACATCGTCGTCGTTATATTCCAGATATTACAAGTCGAAACTTTAATAAACGTGGTTTTGCAGAGCGAACAGCTATGAACTCGCCGATTCAAGGAAGTGCCGCTGATATTATTAAAAAAGCAATGGTTGATTTTCATGAAGCTGTTCAAGTAACAGACTTTAAAGCAGAATTGTTATTACAAGTACACGATGAGTTAATCTTTGAAGTACCAAAAGACGAAGTTGAACGTTTCAGTCAATTCGTTGAAGACATTATGGTGAATGCTTTAGAATTAGATGTCCCATTAAGTGTTGAGTCTGAATATGGACCGACATGGTACGACGCAAAATAG
- the icd gene encoding NADP-dependent isocitrate dehydrogenase, producing MSEKIVKTDSGLQVPDQPIIPFIIGDGIGPDIWGAASRVIDEAVKKAYDGKKEIAWKEVLAGQKAFDETGEWLPAETLDTIKSYLIAIKGPLTTPIGGGIRSLNVALRQELDLFTCLRPVRWFQGVPSPVKRPEDTDMVIFRENTEDIYAGIEFKEGSEEVKKVIDFLQNEMGAKNIRFPESSGIGIKPVSKEGTERLVRAAIQYALDNNRKSLTLVHKGNIMKFTEGAFKQWGYDLAEAEFGDKVFTWQQYDRLVESEGKGAANAAQEKAEQEGKIIVKDSIADIFLQQILTRPAEHDVVATMNLNGDYISDALAAQVGGIGIAPGANINYETGHAIFEATHGTAPKYAGLNKVNPSSVLLSGVLMLEHLGWQEAADLITASVEKTIASKVVTYDFARLMDGATEVSTSAFADELIKNL from the coding sequence ATGAGTGAAAAAATCGTAAAAACAGACAGTGGATTACAAGTGCCGGATCAACCAATTATTCCATTTATTATCGGTGATGGAATTGGACCAGATATTTGGGGAGCGGCAAGTCGCGTAATCGACGAAGCTGTAAAGAAAGCCTATGATGGCAAGAAAGAAATTGCATGGAAAGAAGTATTAGCAGGTCAAAAAGCATTTGATGAAACGGGCGAATGGTTACCTGCTGAAACATTAGATACCATCAAATCATACTTGATTGCAATCAAAGGGCCATTAACAACACCAATTGGCGGCGGTATTCGTTCACTAAACGTTGCGTTACGTCAAGAATTAGATTTATTCACATGTTTACGTCCAGTGCGTTGGTTCCAAGGTGTGCCATCTCCTGTTAAACGTCCAGAAGATACAGATATGGTTATCTTCCGTGAAAATACTGAAGATATTTATGCAGGTATCGAATTCAAAGAAGGTTCAGAAGAAGTTAAGAAAGTCATTGACTTCCTACAAAATGAAATGGGCGCTAAGAATATCCGTTTCCCTGAATCATCAGGTATCGGTATTAAACCCGTTTCTAAAGAAGGTACTGAGCGTTTAGTTCGTGCAGCGATTCAATATGCTTTAGACAACAACCGTAAGTCTTTAACGCTTGTACACAAAGGTAATATTATGAAGTTTACTGAAGGTGCATTTAAGCAATGGGGTTACGACTTAGCTGAAGCAGAGTTTGGTGACAAAGTATTCACATGGCAACAATATGATCGCCTAGTAGAATCAGAAGGTAAAGGTGCTGCAAACGCTGCTCAAGAAAAAGCAGAACAAGAAGGTAAAATTATTGTCAAAGATTCTATCGCTGACATCTTCTTACAACAAATCTTAACACGTCCTGCTGAGCATGATGTTGTTGCAACAATGAACTTAAATGGTGACTATATTTCAGATGCATTAGCAGCACAAGTAGGTGGTATTGGTATCGCTCCAGGTGCGAACATCAACTACGAAACAGGTCATGCTATTTTTGAAGCAACTCATGGTACAGCGCCAAAATATGCAGGATTAAACAAGGTAAACCCATCATCTGTCTTATTATCAGGTGTATTAATGTTAGAACACCTTGGTTGGCAAGAAGCAGCAGATTTGATTACAGCTTCTGTTGAAAAAACGATCGCATCTAAAGTTGTAACTTATGACTTTGCTCGCTTAATGGACGGTGCAACAGAAGTATCAACATCAGCATTTGCAGATGAACTTATCAAAAACTTATAA